Below is a window of Syngnathus acus chromosome 8, fSynAcu1.2, whole genome shotgun sequence DNA.
GCGCTATAGCCACAACAGTCGAGAGCAAAGTAATTTCCAGTCATCTTGAAATCATGATTGCGCCTAAAAATTCAACAACTCctgcattttttgtatttgggtATTTATATCGTCTTTGCAGAACTTTGGCACATGTGACCCGTCATCCCGCCTCTGAACATACAGACGAGATGACCCTGGGGCTGCACTATGAGAACATGCAGACAAGAGTTGCAATAAACAGTCTCCGTAAGTGTTACTGTcaacaaatttcaaaatagttTTGACATTGGATAAATGTTTCATTactaaaaaaatctgattgcCCTATCTTTAGCACCCAGATGTCTGTTGTAGTACCAATACTGACCTGTGAGAGGCAGCATGGTGCCACAAGGAATCTGATTTGCGGAAAAGACATAGAACAAGAAGGAGTAGTAACAGCAACAGCACAAACTTCGGATCGCTTTATAATCACTGCCATTCCATTTCACATCACGAGTCGAATTTCTCTTGACATTCACGAGAATTTATCTCGAACTCTTGACTATTTTTCCGAGTAGATCAAAGAGTAAAAATTAGTTAAACCTAAACCTTAGGACAATTGCTCAGGATAATCTGTAGAGACAATTTATAAAGATTAGACGAGCCGATCTAAAATTTCCCACAATTTCGATTGTTTGTCGCCAAAAAGCCGTTTAAGGTGAGCAGCGCAGCCTAATTATACAGACAACAGCTGTTGTTCCCATGACGACAGTCTTAGCGAGTTTCTTAAGGGTGAATCGATATTTTTGTCTCATGGTTCTGTCAGTTTCGGTTCCACCACAGCCATGTAGCGTTGGCAGCCTCGAGTATGCCACACAATCGAACGGTGCGGTGTCTCTCACATTTCAAAGATTCCGTTCAAACGGGTAATAAGGCCTGAGTCAAATCATGTGCATGGCAGTAGATGACACAAAATGACTTTGGCCCACTTTTACTTTAATTGTATGAAAGTAAAGCAGGTCAACAAGTGGAGACATTTGCCTGACAAAGCAATGTTGTGTTGTGTCAAACCGCAACGACCTGGCCGGGGATTGCCCTCAGGTCGGCGCTTTGATCACCATCGCCTCTGGCATGTCGGATTGTAGGTCAGATAGATGTACTGGAGCTCGAAAGCTTGGAGGGAATTGACTTCACACAGATCAGAAAAGAACTAAGTCTCGAGGCCTTGAGCTGATCACAAATGAGTTTagtgaaataaaaactcaAGAGCAAAAGGACATGGAATTTAATAGTTTTTCCTTGGACTCCCTTTTTGGATTGGTTAACACTTAACTGATTTTACCGAGGAATTGCCGTCTTGTGCATCATAAGGCGAGACGGAGTTGGCAATTTGAGACTTCTTGCGCATTAATTAGCACAGTAATAAAGTCTCTTGCTGACCAGTGGGGAATAAGAGCCTCATTAACCTCATTCTGGATTAATGATCTGTTTTTCCACAGAAATCCAAGAGCAAGGGAAAGGCCGACTCAAGTTGGTAAACCTCTAAAAATGGCGATGACAATGAGGGAAAGAACCTTATATGAATTAAGAAACTAGTGATGtcgacttgatttatttttttctccagataATTCAAACGCAATAGCCCCTATAATTGCTCTAAGTTTCCCGCTCTAATCTAATGGCGACTTTCCGAACATCTGTTAGCGCTGTCGTGCCAGGCCACGACGGAGGGTTTATTTGCTGCACAGCCATTAATTACGCAGATGTCTCGTGTAGGATTGGGAGAGCAGCCACGATTCTCCAGCTGCATGGACAGAAAGGCTCACAAGTGTATTCCACAAACTATATCGAAAAAGTCATTCCGCTGAGCTGACGTCTTACAAGTCCTTCACTGCAATataagttattaaaaaaagttaaccATCGTTGCTAGATAAGCTAACTTTTTTGGCGTCCTTTACAACTTCTTTCTTACCTACTTTGTATTTCTGGTAATATGCATGCACCATGCTGCCCCTCACTGGTCAATATTGGTACTACAACAGATTGTTTTAGCTGAGAAGATTGGCAGTTGTTGGTGGGGATATAATTAAATGGTTACCTCGAGTACACGGAGCGCTAAACCACAAGTATtgcatctttgtttttatatttcagaCAGCCCCCAGATGAACAACACGACGACGCCTGCGTCGCCTCTGCTAACTGAGCCCTACGCACTGCTGGAGCAGATCAGCAGCCCTTATGTACCGCAGACGTCAATCAAGGACCTCAACAAGTATGCCACCCTCAAGGCTGTTGGTAAGAAtagaaacaacattttttcacgctaattaaaatagttcCAGACAACtatcgcaaaaaaaaattgtcaatcAAAGTTTCTTGAcacttggttgttttttttaggattcTAGAACTCTCCCTTCTTTAACATTGAATCAAAAGGCAAACAAGGCCCGAAGAGAGAGTaagcaaaatgtatttataggATGTGTTTGTCGATCGTCTCAAGTGATCATTTTGGAACTGCTCCGACGTACGCCGGCAGTTGAAACAAGACACAATTGCCAAAACCTTAAAGCGAGCCCAAAAATAGACGCACTTTCCCAGGTGGCGCTAAAAAAAGGATGTTCAAAAACATGTCGGACACTAGACGTCAATATCGATAAGCATCCGGCAGCGTGCCTTTTTGAACAATCTCTCTCGGGGACCGCTTTGGACCATGCAGCTGAAGCTCCTCCGACTCCACGGAAGTGCGTCTCAAGCAAACAGATAATTAGGGACGATCAAAAATAGAGCAGATCTTAGCTAATGAGATTGAGGACAGGAGGAAATCAAGAAAACCCGGACCGGATTAGGCTACTGGAAAAACATCTTGTCCAAATATTTGAGGACCCCTTGGTTAATGCTTCTTGCTTTTGTCGACATGTCAGCAGAAAAAGCGAACGACAGCTTCTACATCAACCGCCGCCAAGTGCTGAGCGGAATAACAGCGAAGGGCGGCCTTCCAATGGAACACGTGGAAACTGAGCCGGAACCCAGAAACCCCTACAGCCCGCCCAGACAGATGTCGAGCAACCATAGCGGACGCAAACACAAATACCCGAGAAGCTACAGCAGCTCCCAGTCGTTGTCCTTCGGTTCTTTCTCCAGCCCGGCCACGCCGAGACCTTGGGAGAGCAACGACACGCTGGGGCTGAAGCGGTGCTACGGCCCGACTAAACTTTGCATCACCGGGAGGGAACTTCAGAACGTTCGCTTCTTGCCGCCGCAGCCCTATTTGGTCACCAACAGCAAGACGGAGGTGACAGTATGAAGAACAGCGAGTGCTTGTGTAAAATATGACTGGACTGTTCGACATAAAATCATTTGACACAAATGAGTGTTAACGAACAATAATACCAAAATCACAAATCCTAATTAAATCATACACACTGAAACTCTGCGCACcattttacttatttatcTTATTCCTGCCAAAATAAACTGGGTCACCCTCAAGCCACCACTAAAATGTAACGTTTCATAAattcccaaaaataaataaaaatggctcAGACTGTTATGTTTATTACATCATAAGCACATATACAGTATCTAAAAGGCAcacttggtttttttttgtactcaaCTTGTGAAATTAACACTTAATTAAATGTGTTTGCCTCTTTCAAGACTGAGgtcatattttccatttcaaccAGTCACAATGTTATTAAATGTAGTGAGTACATATTATGGTTACATTCTGTGGttaattgttgttttcataTCAGGAATGTACATTACACGTTTGATACACTATTTGTACTCGCTTGTTCTAATGAATGCCTTTATCAAGGCAAGATTGATATTTTACAAGAATAAAGAAAATTATTATGGTTACGAGACTATTCGAGATTTTAGCTACTCGACCTTTAATGGTACAAACTGGAAAATTTATCAAAACAAGCTTTTTAGGTTGGTAGTTGAGCAAAACATTATATTAGAGGactatttgaaatatttaaaaatgatttttgggTAATAGGGCAGTTGACTAATttgcaataacaacaaaaaatgggaACACAGTCcaaattatttgaatttttggtggattgtccaaataaaaagaaaatatttttaattgtgttgCAGCAGTACAAGAAATGgcatgattttgttttatgtggctattaaaatatttttaataacagaCTGTGCCGTTTCATGACTCGGATTTCACATTTGTTAGTCTACGTTCAAGACGGCCAAACATCTGTTTTCtgcaaaacataattgaattaaTACTTGATTAATGATGTATTGGCGCTCACTTCTTGGCTCTCAGTCCAAAATCATTTACAGTCTaaagaagtgaaaacaaaatcttcCTCTCGCATTAAAAGTCATATTTATGGAATAACATCCCACACATGAATCCAGCTGATATTTATGATACATGTTGCCCGGTTCCTGTTTGTGGGGAGTTGTTAGTGGAGCCTCCGCCATGTAACGTTAGCTGTCCGCTGGGAATTTTAAACCGCCGAGTTCAAGGGTAGACTGAGGGGAAAGTCAAGTTGTCTGGGaagatggaaggaaggaatcCTTAACTGTTTGTTTATTCACAGACTGACATCTTGCCAGGATGGCAAGCTGAGAATATCCTAAAATAGTTTTAAGATTTATGCTGTTATTGTATCGGCTGACACCTTTGTAATGGGATGAATGAGTcagacaacaaaacacaatcctgaaaatattttgcgACGGGTTATGTTGATACGAGACGTCTGCCTATCTTACCAGTGTTTTTCCCAAATGAAACAGTTAAAAACATTCCAATCACCCCACATGTgcagttaatttttttattttttttattgacctaCACTTCTGTCTATATTTGGAACAGCAGCCCTGGGCTACTGACTGTTAACACATCATAATATTCTCATCGCCTCCCCGACGACACACTTTTACCTGCTTATTTGTAACTTGTCGCAAATGGGTCATCTCAGCTAGCTTGTGaccgctaaaaaaaaaattggttcgCCAATTTACCAGTGCATGGCAGTGTTGTTCTGTTTCTGTTGATATGTTTTGAAATTTAACAACCGAGGGAGATTTCGCAATTGCGTTTTGATGGAGAGATTCTCAGAAATAAATCTCATAATATGTAGCCTTGATGCTTGTTTGTTCGGTATATTTACACGGTAAGGGGAAACATCGCAAGGTTTCAAAGGTGCTTTAGCTCTTTGCAACTTGTACTTGGATATCAGCCTAAActcataaatacaaaacaaacaaaaaaagagagaacaggGAACATTTGAAGTACTTCCCGCAAATAATTCTGCCAATTTTGTGAGTACGGTGTCAGAAAAATTCTCGAGTTACAGCAATAGCGACTTTTATCAACGACAACCTTCGTCAATCTGACGTCATTCTCTTcacagtgtcaatcaaaatcaaTTGAGTTTATGTGcctggaaaacacaaacacacacagtttgtgTTATCTAAATTTGGTTGTCTTGTCCTCAAGAGCATCGCCGGTTCATGGCTGTCTAACACAACCTCTGGGTACAGAGGAAAAGAGCAAACAAAAAGTTAGCCATTATGATCGCAGATTAGGAAACGGACCTCTGGACCTCTACTGTCAACTCGGCTcttgtgcaaagaaaaaaaacaaaaaaacaggagaGAATATTCTTGACGTTATGAATTAAGGTCACATCAtgacaagtgttttttttttttttgtgaatggaCAACGCATACAAAGTTGTTTGTCTTGTGCAGCGGGGGTTTATCTTATCTCTTGTCCACTCGACAGTACATCATTTACAATATACAGTTAATGCACTCAGTGACAGAAGCAGTGAACACCAAAGGCCACCGAGACTAAGCCACCGATaccatttctttatttatcaatgACATCCAAAGAGAAGTACATATAGAAGACCTTGAAGGGGTTAGTCACGTGTGtaatctgacttttttttttttttaagagcgGTTGAAAGGAACTAGGAACACAtccgttgaaaaaaaaaaaaaaaaagaaaaaaaaatggttgggGTTTGCCTTAGCAGCCATCCAGCATACAAACGATTGCACAAGGTTCAGTCATTTCGCTGCTCGCGCTTCGACAAGCGAAACGTTCCAGGTTCAAGGTAAGCGACTTTATGCGACTCCTTTTCGGGACGCGTTTCACATGGTGGATTGAAGCAGACGCTCTGTCCACAGCTGGGATGCAAAGCCTTGCGTTGTTCTTGTTGTGGGTACTGGGAACATTAGCGGTGTTGCCGGATCCCACCCCGACGGCAGAAGAGCCCGTTCCGTGTTCCAAAGGATGCACTTGTCTGTACGATGACTACAGCCTGGAACTCAACATGTACTGTAGCGGCCGCAACTTCACGCAGGTCCCGACGGACATGCCGAGAGCAACGCACTCTCTCTGGCTCGACGGAAA
It encodes the following:
- the shisa9b gene encoding protein shisa-9B isoform X2, which gives rise to MRGAELLLAYVLAEVSVRHVEGQVERAADELVLVSGYNESAESTTNGVTESPPTEDKCRGYYDVMGQWDPPFVCQTGNYLYCCGTCGFRFCCAFRSSRLDQTTCKNYDTPPWMMTGRPPSKVDVAQDSTKDKTNMIVYVVCGLVAIVALIGIFTKLGLEKTQRPNQENRTLAHVTRHPASEHTDEMTLGLHYENMQTRVAINSLHSPQMNNTTTPASPLLTEPYALLEQISSPYVPQTSIKDLNKYATLKAVEKANDSFYINRRQVLSGITAKGGLPMEHVETEPEPRNPYSPPRQMSSNHSGRKHKYPRSYSSSQSLSFGSFSSPATPRPWESNDTLGLKRCYGPTKLCITGRELQNVRFLPPQPYLVTNSKTEVTV
- the shisa9b gene encoding protein shisa-9B isoform X1; this encodes MRGAELLLAYVLAEVSVRHVEGQVERAADELVLVSGYNESAESTTNGVTESPPTEDKCRGYYDVMGQWDPPFVCQTGNYLYCCGTCGFRFCCAFRSSRLDQTTCKNYDTPPWMMTGRPPSKVDVAQDSTKDKTNMIVYVVCGLVAIVALIGIFTKLGLEKTQRPNQENRTLAHVTRHPASEHTDEMTLGLHYENMQTRVAINSLHSPQMNNTTTPASPLLTEPYALLEQISSPYVPQTSIKDLNKYATLKAVAEKANDSFYINRRQVLSGITAKGGLPMEHVETEPEPRNPYSPPRQMSSNHSGRKHKYPRSYSSSQSLSFGSFSSPATPRPWESNDTLGLKRCYGPTKLCITGRELQNVRFLPPQPYLVTNSKTEVTV